The following coding sequences lie in one Mycobacterium sp. Z3061 genomic window:
- a CDS encoding RecQ family ATP-dependent DNA helicase, whose amino-acid sequence MTESHVRLPPAAEAVHRLLAELGPLPPVTLRERLRSVGFNQPIERLSQLSDRFPSHFCLTAEGLLSLASVGGRNTEDNLEEQPHESNWYTPTTVSRVHPDRIAVLDLETTGLNPTKDFISEVALVRLDGQPIIHFAVQFPGSAEIRSEKPELAFSVSEAIHRLNAAMGSIDVVIGHNLLGFDLPFLREAAQRAQADQLRAPACVDSIHLAVLADVSMPNRSLADLTLKFDIENPDAHRALADATATAAVVRRLIEGIDVNEANWQLAIGVLEAFDHPLIALMPPLASIPELATLTREVDPLLAPSSPAAPDAWSATRDDLAFLREGRGLRARPAQREMAQAVAEVFDGSGLLAVEAPTGTGKSLAYLLPALARASRPNQPVIVATATKALQGQLREEAGRLQREGRLRAPFRQIQGVGNYVCTRELEDALSDRDSSGLALAVAIRAIASSPTGTWDDVTDDIVRFRDARYARTRARVRTNAGGCDRTHCTWAEVCPLMQQIKGIDKTPGVVSVNHALIASWVGNQGAGARVPGDVLADGRADLVFDEAHALEDSLTAAWTERVDALELQILANGLSLRSKLMREVRSRTGGSDHAPQAIQALGIATGQLRTSATKFAHAISTYLHEYAGKSDSVVLRSGIVNNRPEFRGLRQAATQVRIGLIQLAKAVTTLRHSLGDAAGTGSARRRLHGYADRLDAAITLLDTLHELPDDHLWVYRVTAEPDDPEAWTYERLPIQVFPQFQQSVVDRTHSTVLCSATLTVQHRFDYLASRLGIRIDPEPAEGTFRALTLRSPFDYAKNSLVILTNHLPVPIPSNEREFCEEMAADQTGFLSLSGGKTLSLFTSRVRMESIAAQVRTWTAELAERGVALLVQNEQGRSQISHRFRNEPGTVLYGLKSYWEGFDAPGETLSYLFLEKPPYPHPDNPLIAARQRAIAERGGDPFIDYVLPMTAMQFTQGFGRLIRSEDDRGAAFVCDRRLHAPTQAQRVILGSLPEPSVHEATDRDDAWCRAIEFVTGSVPDLSAAITFGRDDVTELLERLRIRVGEDPTAKLIEAAELLFGISNLHPKQLDVMRAFLQGRDFLAVLPTGFGKSLCFQLPALLAPENRATVVVSPLIALIKDQMNDLRGRRGIRPVQGITGTTSRVVQTEILRDTAEGRVRLLYVSPERLARDPVLRGALRRQQLNRVVVDEAHCISVWGHDFRPEFRQVPASVATFDSRPPRAGLTATATVEVERDINGSLQMHDPVVVREPSDRPNLRFRVIHCGNDRERTRELLRFVTWAAGKPGIVYVTRRALSEEIAALLRRAGHAARPYHAGMVPEQRDAVQEDFDSDTAQIIVATKAFGMGINKPNIAWVVHYDLPDSLDGYAQEAGRAARSPNLVGDCVLLYTKRDIAFRTHLVESHESAADADLAQRLLNKLWTCTVRGATRVFDVDEVADALAIDDDDLNIYLSRLERVGALKQGLDCSARGTVDVGFREPEDEHERRLFRELFYQAHRARPNVRIQIDLQQLKEQRGYDPDEIEQQLIEWTLDRYVTFSSSRRLRRVELFSRKASRGELVMESTRWTGWQHRRLKAMIDYAKGTVECRRVVVARHFGDEVADCTARSITHCDVCGGQSPPWSALPDHLVADPELLVNAELIVLQAAGWASAFRNGFYGETSLRAAVLGMESLGPGRPLGQGVLSCPQFGALRHVRNGEKRWETAVNRLLEQGLLERRSVQRDPTRPSYQTIGLTAVGAQTLGVPFKHND is encoded by the coding sequence ATGACCGAGTCACACGTGCGCTTACCTCCTGCTGCCGAGGCCGTACACCGTCTGCTAGCGGAACTCGGACCGTTGCCCCCAGTCACGCTCCGAGAACGGCTCCGGTCAGTCGGCTTCAATCAACCAATCGAACGACTGAGCCAACTCTCCGACCGGTTCCCCAGCCACTTTTGTCTGACTGCCGAGGGGTTGCTGTCCCTCGCATCCGTTGGAGGGCGCAACACCGAGGACAATTTGGAGGAACAACCTCATGAATCCAACTGGTACACGCCGACAACGGTGAGCCGAGTCCATCCGGACCGTATCGCTGTGCTGGATCTCGAGACTACAGGGCTCAACCCCACGAAGGACTTCATCTCCGAGGTTGCCCTCGTCCGCCTGGACGGCCAGCCCATCATCCATTTTGCAGTGCAGTTCCCCGGTAGTGCCGAAATACGAAGCGAAAAGCCAGAACTCGCGTTCAGTGTCAGTGAGGCCATACACCGCCTCAACGCGGCGATGGGGAGCATCGACGTTGTCATAGGTCACAACTTGCTTGGATTCGACCTGCCGTTTTTGAGAGAAGCGGCGCAACGTGCCCAAGCCGACCAGCTACGGGCGCCGGCATGCGTTGACAGCATCCACCTTGCGGTACTAGCCGACGTTTCAATGCCGAATCGCTCGCTCGCGGATTTGACATTGAAATTCGACATCGAAAACCCTGATGCCCATCGAGCGCTCGCGGACGCGACGGCAACGGCCGCCGTTGTCCGCCGGCTAATTGAAGGCATCGACGTCAACGAGGCCAATTGGCAACTGGCCATTGGTGTTCTGGAAGCATTTGATCATCCCCTCATCGCCTTGATGCCACCGCTAGCCTCGATTCCGGAGCTTGCTACGCTGACCCGCGAGGTCGATCCACTGCTGGCGCCGTCGTCACCGGCAGCCCCTGATGCATGGTCAGCGACGCGCGACGATCTTGCCTTCCTTCGCGAGGGACGCGGGCTCCGAGCCCGACCCGCCCAGCGTGAAATGGCGCAAGCTGTAGCCGAAGTCTTCGATGGGAGCGGGCTCCTCGCGGTCGAGGCACCGACCGGAACGGGTAAGTCGCTGGCCTATCTGCTGCCAGCGTTGGCTCGTGCATCCCGCCCCAACCAGCCGGTCATCGTCGCGACGGCAACCAAGGCGCTGCAGGGACAACTCCGCGAAGAAGCTGGCCGCCTTCAACGAGAAGGTCGGCTGAGAGCGCCCTTCCGGCAGATCCAGGGCGTGGGAAATTATGTATGCACACGCGAACTCGAGGACGCCCTTTCCGACCGGGACTCCTCCGGTCTGGCGCTGGCCGTCGCAATACGGGCAATCGCTTCGTCCCCGACCGGGACCTGGGATGACGTCACCGACGACATCGTCCGATTCAGAGATGCGCGTTATGCGCGGACACGGGCTCGCGTTAGAACCAATGCGGGCGGGTGCGATAGAACGCATTGCACCTGGGCAGAGGTCTGCCCGCTTATGCAGCAGATCAAGGGCATTGACAAGACCCCCGGGGTGGTCTCGGTCAACCATGCACTTATTGCGAGTTGGGTCGGTAACCAGGGAGCCGGTGCTCGCGTCCCTGGCGACGTTCTCGCCGACGGGCGCGCGGATCTCGTTTTTGACGAGGCGCACGCCTTAGAAGACAGCTTGACCGCCGCCTGGACCGAGAGGGTCGATGCGTTAGAACTCCAGATACTCGCCAACGGCTTGTCGCTGCGTTCGAAGTTGATGCGTGAGGTTCGTTCGCGCACCGGAGGGAGTGATCATGCGCCTCAAGCCATTCAGGCTCTCGGGATCGCAACCGGACAATTACGCACCAGTGCTACGAAATTCGCCCACGCAATCAGCACCTATCTGCACGAATACGCCGGCAAGTCGGACTCTGTCGTGCTGCGTTCCGGCATCGTGAACAATCGCCCTGAATTCAGAGGCCTCCGGCAGGCAGCAACTCAGGTGCGTATCGGGCTGATTCAGCTCGCGAAAGCAGTCACCACCCTTCGTCATTCGCTTGGTGACGCCGCAGGGACAGGCTCGGCGCGGCGTCGCCTTCACGGATACGCCGACCGCCTAGATGCCGCGATAACTTTGCTTGACACTCTGCATGAGCTGCCCGACGACCACTTGTGGGTGTACCGCGTTACTGCGGAGCCGGATGATCCCGAAGCGTGGACTTATGAGCGATTGCCCATCCAAGTCTTTCCGCAGTTTCAGCAATCAGTAGTCGATCGCACCCACTCAACTGTCCTGTGCTCCGCGACGTTGACGGTCCAACACCGCTTCGACTACCTCGCATCCAGATTAGGAATCCGCATCGACCCCGAGCCCGCCGAGGGCACGTTCCGAGCTCTGACGCTGAGGTCTCCGTTCGACTACGCGAAGAACTCCTTGGTGATATTGACCAATCATCTGCCCGTGCCGATCCCCTCGAATGAGCGGGAGTTCTGTGAGGAGATGGCGGCGGACCAAACTGGATTTCTATCCCTCTCCGGCGGCAAGACTCTCAGCCTTTTCACCTCGCGAGTGCGTATGGAGAGCATAGCGGCACAGGTGAGGACGTGGACAGCCGAATTGGCGGAAAGAGGCGTCGCGCTGCTCGTCCAGAATGAGCAAGGCCGGTCGCAAATCTCCCACCGATTCCGAAACGAACCCGGAACTGTTCTGTATGGCTTGAAATCTTACTGGGAAGGCTTCGACGCGCCAGGCGAGACACTCTCCTACCTCTTCCTCGAAAAGCCTCCATACCCACATCCGGACAATCCCTTAATTGCCGCCAGGCAACGTGCAATCGCAGAACGAGGCGGAGACCCCTTCATCGACTACGTATTGCCCATGACCGCGATGCAATTCACCCAAGGGTTTGGTCGGCTGATCCGTTCCGAGGACGACCGGGGCGCCGCGTTCGTATGCGACCGTAGATTGCACGCGCCGACGCAAGCGCAGCGCGTGATCCTCGGATCACTTCCAGAGCCTAGCGTTCACGAAGCCACCGACCGCGACGACGCATGGTGCAGAGCAATTGAATTCGTTACCGGTTCCGTGCCTGATCTATCCGCCGCAATCACCTTCGGACGCGACGACGTCACAGAGCTGCTCGAACGCTTACGCATCCGCGTCGGCGAGGATCCCACCGCAAAACTCATCGAGGCGGCCGAGTTGTTGTTCGGCATCAGTAATCTCCATCCGAAGCAGTTAGATGTGATGCGAGCATTCCTGCAGGGCAGGGATTTCCTTGCTGTGCTGCCGACGGGCTTCGGCAAGTCATTGTGTTTCCAATTGCCTGCGCTGTTGGCTCCCGAGAACCGCGCAACGGTGGTCGTCTCCCCCCTGATCGCCCTAATCAAAGATCAGATGAATGACCTCCGCGGCCGCCGTGGCATTCGACCCGTTCAGGGCATTACCGGCACCACATCGAGGGTGGTACAGACGGAGATCCTTCGTGATACTGCGGAAGGCCGTGTGCGCCTGCTGTATGTATCACCAGAGCGGCTGGCCCGGGATCCGGTGCTACGCGGAGCTTTGAGGCGACAGCAGCTCAACCGCGTGGTTGTGGACGAGGCGCACTGCATATCGGTGTGGGGACATGATTTTCGGCCTGAATTTCGGCAAGTGCCAGCATCAGTTGCCACTTTCGACAGTCGTCCGCCCCGGGCAGGACTCACAGCTACAGCGACGGTGGAAGTCGAAAGGGACATCAACGGGTCGCTACAGATGCACGACCCGGTCGTCGTGCGCGAGCCAAGTGACCGGCCAAATCTGCGTTTCCGAGTTATTCATTGCGGCAACGACAGAGAGCGGACTCGCGAGCTTCTCCGATTCGTGACATGGGCGGCGGGGAAGCCCGGAATCGTGTACGTGACGCGTCGCGCCCTCTCAGAAGAGATAGCCGCACTCCTGCGCCGCGCCGGGCACGCGGCGCGCCCCTACCACGCCGGCATGGTCCCAGAACAACGCGATGCGGTACAGGAAGATTTTGACTCAGATACCGCGCAGATCATCGTGGCTACAAAGGCATTCGGCATGGGAATCAACAAGCCGAACATCGCCTGGGTCGTACACTACGATCTGCCCGACTCACTTGACGGCTACGCGCAGGAAGCGGGACGGGCGGCCCGTAGTCCGAATCTCGTCGGAGACTGTGTACTGCTATACACCAAGCGAGACATCGCGTTTCGGACGCACCTAGTCGAATCTCACGAGTCCGCAGCCGATGCCGATCTCGCACAACGCCTATTGAACAAACTCTGGACGTGCACCGTACGCGGCGCAACGAGGGTGTTCGATGTCGACGAGGTGGCCGACGCCCTCGCTATTGACGATGATGACCTCAACATTTACCTCTCCCGACTCGAGCGGGTAGGAGCACTCAAGCAGGGGCTCGACTGTTCTGCTCGCGGAACGGTCGACGTTGGTTTCCGGGAACCAGAGGACGAGCATGAGCGGCGTCTGTTCCGCGAGCTCTTCTACCAAGCCCATCGGGCTAGGCCAAATGTGCGCATTCAGATCGACCTTCAACAGCTGAAGGAACAACGGGGTTACGACCCGGACGAGATCGAACAACAACTCATCGAGTGGACGCTTGACCGATATGTCACGTTCTCCAGTTCCCGCAGGCTCCGCCGCGTCGAACTGTTCTCCCGCAAAGCATCCCGCGGCGAGTTGGTCATGGAGTCGACACGATGGACAGGCTGGCAGCACCGTCGCCTGAAGGCAATGATTGATTACGCCAAAGGCACAGTGGAGTGCCGCCGGGTTGTCGTGGCGCGGCACTTCGGGGACGAGGTTGCCGATTGCACCGCCCGCAGCATCACACATTGCGATGTCTGTGGTGGACAGTCACCGCCTTGGTCTGCACTCCCCGACCACCTCGTGGCCGATCCAGAGTTGCTGGTGAATGCTGAACTCATCGTTCTGCAAGCAGCGGGATGGGCATCGGCGTTTCGTAACGGATTCTACGGAGAGACCAGCCTGCGCGCCGCCGTGTTAGGGATGGAGTCTCTTGGCCCAGGACGACCGCTTGGTCAGGGCGTGCTCAGCTGCCCACAATTCGGCGCGCTGCGACATGTCCGCAACGGCGAGAAGCGTTGGGAAACAGCGGTCAACCGACTGTTGGAACAAGGACTGCTCGAGCGACGCAGCGTCCAGCGCGACCCAACACGTCCCTCGTACCAAACCATCGGCCTGACAGCTGTCGGCGCCCAAACACTCGGAGTTCCCTTCAAACACAATGATTGA